A genomic window from Fusarium falciforme chromosome 2, complete sequence includes:
- a CDS encoding RNA 3'-terminal-phosphate cyclase, producing MKPLEISGTTGEGGGQLVRTAIALSALTGQAVTISDIRGGRERGGLKSQHATAIQFLAEATDADVEGLTVGSRAVTFCPRRSPADLLRRNISISAESGSASTLLILQAILPFLVFAGNESDEPVELEISGGTNVSFSLSFEYLDQVLLPTLEDRFSIRVERRLIRRGWSLGPQSRGKIWIKLFPLKVGQSLQFKAPERQQSYEVKSIDVSMVVPISVQEKLQASLTKDLADLYPGSDVHFKLVEDSSLDSRWYILLVAHSGSGIRWGHDFLGSMPKKTKNRDTFSAQISSKVCRGLYGETSAGGQADVHLQDQVVVFQALCDGYSSLPRNDESSPDILIDAMGNLDIGNGRMRKEKTHEPFGHGSLHAQTARWLVSELLPSVEFYNKGDLVKGAGTKV from the exons ATGAAGCCCCTCGAAATCTCTGGAACGACAGGAGAGGGTGGCGGGCAATTAGTGAGGACAGCTATCGCTCTTTCAGCTCTCACCGGCCAGGCAGTAACCATTTCCGACATCAGGGGTGGACGTGAGCGCGGAG GACTCAAAAGCCAGCACGCCACGGCCATTCAGTTCCTGGCAGAGGCAACAGACGCAGACGTCGAGGGCTTGACCGTGGGATCGAGAGCAGTCACTTTTTGCCCCCGTCGTAGTCCAGCTGATCTCCTTCGGCGAAACATCAGCATCTCGGCCGAGTCTGGCTCAGCCAGTACGCTGCTCATCCTGCAAGCGATTCTGCCATTTCTGGTATTCGCAGGCAACGAATCTGACGAGCCGGTGGAGCTCGAGATATCAGGGGGCACAAATGTGTCCTTTTCTCTCAGTTTCGAGTACCTTGATCAAGTGCTGCTGCCTACTCTGGAGGATCGCTTCTCCATCCGCGTTGAGAGGAGACTGATCAGACGCGGCTGGAGCCTTGGTCCCCAGTCAAGAGGCAAGATATGGATCAAGCTTTTCCCTTTGAAGGTAGGACAGAGCCTGCAGTTCAAAGCCCCCGAGCGCCAACAGTCCTATGAAGTCAAGTCTATCGACGTCAGCATGGTTGTGCCCATCAGCGTGCAGGAGAAGCTCCAGGCATCACTCACAAAGGACTTGGCAGACTTATACCCTGGGTCAGATGTCCACTTTAAGCTGGTTGAGGACTCGAGCCTCGATTCACGGTGGTACATCCTCCTGGTGGCTCACTCAGGGTCGGGGATCCGATGGGGACATGATTTCCTAGGATCCATgcccaagaagaccaagaatAGGGACACCTTTTCGGCGCAGATCTCTAGCAAGGTATGCCGTGGTCTATATGGCGAGACATCTGCAGGAGGCCAGGCAGACGTCCATCTTCAGGATCAAGTTGTTGTGTTCCAAGCACTCTGCGACGGCTACTCTTCCCTCCCTCGCAACGACGAATCTTCGCCCGACATTCTCATCGACGCAATGGGCAACTTAGACATCGGCAACGGACGAATGAGAAAGGAAAAGACGCATGAACCCTTTGGACATGGTTCACTGCACGCGCAGACGGCGAGATGGCTGGTCAGCGAACTGCTTCCGAGTGTCGAGTTTTACAACAAAGGCGATTTGGTGAAGGGCGCCGGCACCAAAGTCTAA
- a CDS encoding Mannan endo-1,6-alpha-mannosidase: protein MKLWALASLASLVAAANKTAPSSLDINDPDSIKDVAASIAYDAMTYYSGNTSTVPKDLGDLQDPYYWWVAGALWGVMLDYYHFTGDPSYNDVIIQALLAPTNLGPDHDYMPPEHADEEGNDDLFFWGSAVLSAAERNFPQPNTTLPSWLDISANVFNELVGRWNTSACNGGLLWQIFPENPNGLTYKNSVSNGGFFQLAARLARATGNSTYLDWANKVWDWSWEVGFIDKRNYHVYDGASVLDNCEKTTYHSFTYTSGIYLYGAAVLANYTGKPEWEERSKRLLDGTDWFFSPFDNSTDIMYEAACETVNTCNWDMSTFKGYLSRFMYQSIQMQPSLKDHVERFLVPSAQAAAKTCTGGKSGRECGMRWWVGGFDGNPGLGQQMCALEIVQGLLLDDLPVPLQGDQIKVVRSTDWNKESKVKATPTPSPTNTEKPKPTESDDAASLARADLVLASFSIGTVLLLLGLA from the exons ATGAAGCtctgggccttggccagTTTGGCCTCGCTCGTCGCGGCCGCTAACAAGACAGCTCCCAGTTCCTTGGACATCAATGACCCTG ACTCCATCAAGGATGTGGCAGCAAGTATCGCCTACGACGCCATGACGTACTACAGCGGCAACACATCCACCGTCCCCAAGGATCTCGGCGACCTCCAGGATCCTTACTACTGGTGGGTTGCCGGCGCCCTCTGGGGCGTCATGCTGGACTACTACCACTTCACCGGAGACCCCAGCTACAACGACGTAATCATCCAGGCCCTGCTGGCTCCCACAAACCTCGGCCCCGACCACGACTACATGCCCCCGGAGcacgccgacgaggagggcaacgatgacctcttcttctgggGCTCGGCCGTTCTCTCAGCCGCGGAGCGCAACTTTCCTCAGCCAAATACAACGCTCCCCTCGTGGCTCGACATTAGCGCCAACGTATTCAACGAGCTAGTCGGCCGCTGGAATACGTCGGCCTGCAACGGCGGCCTCCTTTGGCAGATCTTCCCCGAGAACCCCAACGGTCTCACTTACAAGAACTCGGTCAGCAACGGCGGCTTCTTCCAGCTCGCGGCGCGTCTTGCCAGAGCCACCGGCAACAGCACATATCTCGACTGGGCGAACAAGGTCTGGGACTGGTCGTGGGAGGTTGGCTTCATCGACAAGCGCAACTACCACGTCTACGACGGCGCCAGCGTGCTCGACAACTGCGAAAAGACTACCTACCACTCCTTCACCTACACCAGCGGCATCTACCTGTACGGCGCTGCCGTCCTCGCAAACTACACTGGCAAGCCCGAGTGGGAGGAACGTTCCAAGCGGCTCCTTGACGGTACTGATTGGTTCTTCTCCCCCTTTGATAACAGCACGGACATCATGTACGAAGCGGCTTGCGAGACGGTCAACACGTGCAACTGGGACATGTCTACCTTCAAGGGTTATCTATCGCGCTTCATGTACCAGAGCATCCAGATGCAGCCCTCACTAAAGGACCACGTTGAGCGCTTCCTCGTGCCTTCAGCTCAAGCCGCTGCCAAGACTTGCACTGGCGGCAAGTCTGGTCGTGAATGTGGTATGCGATGGTGGGTAGGCGGCTTTGACGGAAACCCGGGTCTTGGTCAGCAGATGTGCGCCCTCGAGATTGTCCAGGGTCTTCTGCTAGATGATCTCCCCGTACCTCTTCAGGGGGACCAGATCAAGGTGGTCCGCAGCACCGACTGGAACAAGGagtccaaggtcaaggccactCCTACACCGTCGCCTACCAACACAGAGAAACCCAAGCCAACAGAGAGTGACGACGCTGCCAGTCTGGCTCGAGCAGATCTTGTTCTTGCGTCGTTCAGCATCGGCACAGTTCTCCTGCTGTTGGGACTGGCCTAA
- a CDS encoding Pyridoxal 5'-phosphate synthase → MRITPTASLLSIARMALHPPPETSKLIFAPAGSKPTGQAEQFTRGTLVRSQLNSTSPIPQFHEWFSRAQKPDSGVAHPEACTLSTASLPSGRVSSRTVYLKELDARGFVIYTNLGTSRKSADMESNPRAALLFFWEALQQQVHVEGKVERITREESQTYYDTRARGSRIGAWASRQSQVLEPQGEGDDGREQLQEWYKEVEERFEGEEKIPVPEFWGGVRIIPDRMEFWQGRESRLHDRFVYEREGEAEEWTLKRLSP, encoded by the exons ATGCGAATTACTCCCACTGCTTCGCTACTGTCAATCGCGAGAATGGCTCTTCATCCGCCGCCCGAGACGTCCAAGCTGATCT TCGCCCCCGCGGGCTCCAAGCCCACAGGTCAGGCTGAGCAGTTCACAAGGGGAACCCTCGTTCGCTCACAGCTAAACTCGACCTCGCCGATCCCCCAGTTCCACGAGTGGTTCTCGCGCGCGCAAAAGCCCGACTCTGGCGTCGCACACCCAGAGGCGTGCACCCTCTCAACCGCCTCTCTTCCGTCGGGCCGCGTGTCCTCGCGCACCGTGTACCTCAAGGAGTTGGATGCCCGCGGGTTCGTCATCTACACAAACCTCGGCACGTCGCGCAAGTCGGCAGATATGGAGAGCAACCCGCGGGCTGCGCTGCTGTTCTTTTGGGAGGCGCTGCAGCAGCAGGTGCATGTCGAGGGAAAGGTGGAGCGCATCACCCGTGAGGAGAGCCAGACATACTACGATACGAGAGCACGCGGAAGTCGTATTGGTGCATGGGCTAGTCGACAGAGTCAGGTGCTAGAGCCTCAAGGTGAGGGTGACGATGGACGGGAGCAGCTACAGGAGTGGTACaaagaggtcgaggagcggttcgagggagaggagaagattCCTGTGCCGGAGTTTTGGGGTGGCGTGAGAATTATTCCTGACAGGATGGAGTTCTGGCAGGGTAGGGAGAGCCGCCTGCACGACCGGTTCGTGTATGAGCGTGAGGGAGAAGCCGAAGAGTGGACGCTGAAGAGGTTGAGCCCTTAG
- a CDS encoding LigB domain-containing protein, producing MTQFRTLIGIVSLAVAMLALFGAAPLKAFSSTLQRVGLDWYGQQKNASASLATRSTTKTPVYFFSHGGPDVQYNTEHPVYPVLQKIGKEITQQVKPKAVVVFSAHWMGKEDTIHVNNAVDTDLIYDFYGFPDHFYKAEYPSKGDPELASKIMVMLSEAGIQSYGVKRGLDHGVWSGFHVAFNPETNPLNVPLVQVSLFKNEDPHAHYALGRAVASLRDQGIVIIGAGMSVHNLRDMHFMFEGKTEPLPYVVSFDNALRDAVESDPAVREDKMAAVCKRGDAKQAHPFADHLMPVYIAAGAAGEDWGKRTWTLHEGSFGWAQYRFGEVPSSSS from the exons ATGACTCAGTTCAGAACGCTGATTGGCATCGTCTCGCTTGCTGTCGCCATGCTTGCCCTCTTTGGCGCGGCGCCCCTCAAGGCTTTCTCGTCGACGTTGCAGAGGGTTGGCCTGGATTGGTATGGGCAGCAGAAGAATGCTAGTGCTTCGTTGGCGACGCGATCAACGACAAAGACACCAGTTTACTTTTTCAGTCATGGAGGT CCCGATGTCCAGTACAACACGGAACACCCCGTGTACCCAGTCCTCCAGAAGATCGGAAAGGAGATTACACAGCAGGTCAAACCAAAGGCTGTTGTTGTCTTTTCAGCTCACTGGATGGGTAAAGAGGACACTATCCACGTCAACAACGCCGTTGACACTGACCTAATTTACGA CTTCTATGGGTTCCCTGACCACTTTTACAAGGCTGAGTATCCTAGCAAAGGTGACCCTGAGCTCGCTAGTAAGATCATGGTCATGCTTTCAGAAGCTGGTATTCAGTCTTACGGAGTGAAGCGCGGTCTTGACCATGGTGTCTGGTCTGGGTTCCACGTCG CTTTCAACCCAGAGACGAACCCCTTGAACGTCCCTCTGGTGCAAGTTTCGCTCTTCAAGAACGAAGACCCCCACGCTCACTACGCCCTCGGTCGTGCTGTCGCGTCGCTTAGAGACCAAGGCATTGTCATCATCGGTGCTGGCATGTCGGTGCATAACCTTCGTGATATGCACTTCATGTTCGAGGGCAAGACGGAGCCTCTTCCCTATGTCGTGAGCTTCGACAACGCCCTTAGGGACGCGGTAGAGTCGGACCCTGCCGTGAGAGAGGACAAGATGGCCGCCGTGTGTAAGCGCGGAGACGCCAAGCAGGCACATCCCTTCGCCGACCACCTCATGCCCGTGTATATCGccgctggtgctgctggcgAGGACTGGGGCAAGAGGACGTGGACATTGCATGAAGGAAGCTTCGGTTGGGCGCAGTATCGATTCGGAGAGGTGccttcgtcatcatcgtag
- a CDS encoding Imidazole acetol-phosphate transaminase yields MSPFNLEACARPNILALQPYRCARDDYKDDGTNILLDANENAYGPSLGDDIAKDGGSDVDFLGLHRYPDPHQEPLKQQLCQLRNTHAHTPKTLKPENLFVGVGSDEAIDALLRCFCVPGRDRILTCPPTYGMYAVSAQVNDVAIVKVPLLSAPSFAIDVPAVLAALSNEPNIKLVYLCSPGNPTGSLLAKADVQQILNHPTWNGVVVLDEAYIDFAPENASLAEWVTEFPNLVVMQTLSKAFGMAGIRLGAAFTSPPIARLLNSLKAPYNISSPTSSLASYAVSERGLAVMRANRARLLEQRDRLIEELPKIPGVGRLRGGTESNFLLYEMLDAAGNPDNATALAVYEKLAESKGVVVRFRGKEHGCLGCLRITLGTEAEVTRFLESLRVTLAEVRGQ; encoded by the exons ATGTCCCCCTTCAACCTCGAGGCCTGCGCAAGGCCAAACATCCTCGCACTCCAGCCCTACCGCTGCGCAAGAGA CGATTACAAGGACGACGGCACAaacatcctcctcgatgcCAACGAGAACGCTTATGGTCCTTCGCTCGGGGATGATATCGCCAAAGATGGAGGCTCCGACGTCGACTTTCTCGGTCTTCACCGGTATCCCGATCCTCACCAGGAGCCGCTGAAGCAGCAGCTCTGCCAGCTTCGTAATACCCACGCTCACACTCCCAAGACGCTCAAGCCTGAGAACCTGTTTGTTGGCGTTGGAAGTGACGAGGCCATTGACGCTCTGCTGCGATGCTTCTGCGTTCCCGGCCGCGATCGCATTCTTACATGCCCACCTACATACGGCATGTACGCTGTGTCCGCCCAGGTCAACGACGTagccatcgtcaaggtccctctcctctcggCCCCGTCCTTTGCCATTGACGTTCCTGCCGTGCTCGCCGCCCTGTCCAATGAGCCCAACATCAAGCTCGTCTACCTGTGCTCCCCCGGAAACCCTACAGGCTCTCTCCTCGCAAAGGCCGACGTCCAGCAGATCCTCAACCACCCCACCTGGAACGGCGTCGTagtcctcgacgaggcctACATCGACTTTGCCCCAGAGAATGCTTCTCTCGCCGAGTGGGTCACCGAGTTCCCCAACTTAGTTGTCATGCAGACCCTGTCCAAGGCGTTTGGCATGGCTGGTATTCGTCTCGGCGCTGCCTTCACTTCGCCCCCAATTGCTAGGCTACTGAACAGCCTCAAGGCTCCCTACAACATCTCTAGCCCTACGAGCTCTCTCGCATCTTATGCCGTCTCTGAGCGTGGCCTTGCTGTGATGCGTGCCAACCGCGCGCGTCTTCTCGAGCAGCGTGACCGTCTTATCGAGGAGCTTCCCAAGATTCCTGGCGTGGGTCGTCTCCGCGGCGGCACCGAGAGCAACTTTTTGCTCTACGAGATGCTCGACGCCGCAGGAAACCCTGACAACGCGACAGCATTGGCAGTATACGAGAAGCTTGCCGAGTCCAAGGGCGTCGTGGTGCGGTTCAGGGGTAAGGAGCACGGGTGCCTGGGATGTCTTCGTATCACTCTTGGAACCGAGGCTGAGGTGACGAGATTCCTTGAGTCGCTGCGGGTGACGTTGGCCGAGGTTAGAGGACAAtag